GGCGGCCTTGGCCCAGAAGGCATCGGAGTCCGTCTCCGCCTCGTCGTACGCTGCTGCAGTCACGTTGGCGTGCTCGGCGAAGTCAGCGGGCGGGGGAAAGCGACGCTCCTCGTGGGACAGATTCGCCAGGGTCTCGTTGCTCATCGGGTGCTCCTCATGATCTCGGGACTAGTGGTCGTCGGTCAGCGGGGGCCGACCGGCACCAGCGGCTTCTTGTGCGTGAAAGCCACAATGCCAGCAAATGATGCGTACCACGCCGCGAGCGCAGTTGCCAGGCCGAAGTATCCGCCTGCCTTGTGGATACCGTCGGAACCGGCGAATTCGCCCCATGCAAGGAGGAAGAAGGTAATGGTCAACAGGGCGAAGACCGCGAGGAGCGCAATGCTGATCTTGCTCGCTCCGACAGTCATGTACAGCGTGAAGATTCCCCAGACCAGCAGGAACAGACCGACACCCTTACCGACGTCACCGGCAGGCACCTTGTCCAGGTTGGAGTGACCGGTCAACCACCAGAACGAGACCCAGAAAGCACCGTAGGACACGAACGCCGTCGCGCCGAAGGTGTTGCCCTTGGCGAACTCCCAGATGCCGGCGATGAACTGGCCGATGCCGCCGTAGGCGAGCGCGAGGCCGAAGACGACGGGCTCGACGGTAGCCGGCACCCAGCCGGCGTTGACCGCGCTGAGCACGGCGGTGGTGAGAGCGAAGGCCGCGAGGCCGAGGGGCGCGGGGTCGGCGATATGCGCGCCCGGCTTGAGCTCAGGGGTTGGGTCGGTAGTGGACATTGAGTGTCTCCTGCGGTCATGAGGTTTTCCAGGGGCGCATCGCCACTGCACGGACAACCGCAACCTAGGACGCACCGCACTCCCGGGGCTGCCGTTCTACGCCCGCACTCGACGAGCGGCAGGATCCCTGCGTTGTGTGCTGGGTCACACTGCGATGAACGGTAGTT
This portion of the Dermatophilaceae bacterium Sec6.4 genome encodes:
- a CDS encoding acetate uptake transporter, translating into MSTTDPTPELKPGAHIADPAPLGLAAFALTTAVLSAVNAGWVPATVEPVVFGLALAYGGIGQFIAGIWEFAKGNTFGATAFVSYGAFWVSFWWLTGHSNLDKVPAGDVGKGVGLFLLVWGIFTLYMTVGASKISIALLAVFALLTITFFLLAWGEFAGSDGIHKAGGYFGLATALAAWYASFAGIVAFTHKKPLVPVGPR